A window of Apium graveolens cultivar Ventura chromosome 8, ASM990537v1, whole genome shotgun sequence contains these coding sequences:
- the LOC141677286 gene encoding two-component response regulator ARR2-like isoform X2, giving the protein MNLGVKSGSMPSSSSHGSTQQFPAGLRVLVVDDDPTCLMILEKMLRTCHYEATKCNRAEIALSLLRENRNGFDIVLSDVHMPDMDGFKLLEYIGLEMDLPVIMMSADDSKNVVMKGVTHGACDYLIKPVRLEALKNIWQHVVRKRKHVWKDIEQSGSVEDGKLQQQLPDDADYLSSANEGSWRNSKRKKDEEEDAEDRDDDTSSLKKPRVVWSVELHQQFVAAANQLGIDKAVPKKILELMNVPGLTRENVASHLQKYRLYLRRLSGQHQNALNGSFMGNPEATYGSISSFNDLELQAYAASGQLPAQNLAALQAAAFGRSSTKSVVSPLDQRNLFSFETPKLRFGEGQQQHMSNSKQVNFLHGIPTNMEPKQLANFHQAANSFGINMQVGSHGSQGNSLMMQMAQPQSRSQIQNDINGSYVSRLPSSIGQPVVSNGTSRVLTRPVYNQVSQTSPVAGFSAQHTTDLSRNSFPLRGNSGISSLASKVIPREETSMQIKGPQGGSNYDVFTAQQQQQQHKSQDWNLQNSGLAFDTSQQANMRGNLDVSQSTLVQQTFLSRDAIEQSRNSSVLPSVLLQQGFSSSGHSSSSSFGKGIFSGVEEIGHRNVPNIGQQLNAYFTDTSPRVKAEMLEGSFYNNILPDQYDQEDLMSALLKHQEGIVTVENDFDFDGYPLDNLPV; this is encoded by the exons atgaaTCTGGGTGTTAAATCTGGGTCGATGCCAAGTTCAAGTTCTCATGGGTCGACCCAACAGTTTCCTGCGGGTCTTCGGGTACTTGTTGTTGATGATGATCCTACTTGTCTTATGATCTTGGAAAAAATGCTCAGGACTTGCCATTATGAAG CGACAAAATGCAATCGAGCTGAGATCGCCTTGTCCCTACTGAGGGAGAACAGAAATGGATTTGATATTGTTTTAAGTGACGTTCACATGCCTGACATGGATGGGTTCAAGCTTCTTGAGTACATTGGACTGGAGATGGACCTCCCAGTTATCA TGATGTCAGCAGACGATAGCAAGAATGTTGTAATGAAAGGTGTAACTCATGGTGCATGTGATTACCTAATCAAACCGGTTCGTCTCGAGGCATTAAAGAACATATGGCAGCATGTAGTACGCAAAAGGAAACATGTGTGGAAGGACATTGAGCAATCCGGAAGTGTGGAAGATGGGAAATTGCAGCAACAGCTGCCTGACGATGCTGATTACCTCTCGTCGGCAAATGAAGGCAGTTGGAGAAACTCAAAGAGAAAAAAGGATGAAGAAGAAGACGCAGAAGATAGAGATGATGACACATCATCATTAAAGAAACCACGTGTTGTCTGGTCAGTTGAGCTTCACCAACAGTTTGTCGCAGCCGCTAATCAACTTGGAATCGACA AGGCTGTTCCAAAGAAAATTCTAGAGTTGATGAATGTGCCTGGACTCACCAGAGAGAATGTAGCCAGTCACCTCCAG AAGTATCGCCTTTATCTTAGAAGATTAAGTGGACAGCACCAGAATGCACTCAATGGTTCTTTCATGGGAAACCCAGAAGCAACATATGGGTCCATATCTTCATTCAATGATCTTGAACTTCAAGCGTATGCTGCCAGTGGTCAACTCCCAGCACAAAATCTGGCAGCACTTCAAGCAGCAGCATTTGGAAGGTCCTCCACAAAATCGGTTGTTTCACCACTCGATCAAAGAAACCTCTTTAGCTTTGAAACTCCAAAGTTACGTTTTGGAGAGGGGCAACAGCAACACATGAGCAATAGTAAGCAAGTGAATTTCCTCCACGGCATCCCAACAAATATGGAACCAAAGCAACTTGCTAATTTTCATCAAGCTGCAAATTCATTTGGGATTAATATGCAAGTCGGCTCCCATGGAAGCCAGGGTAATTCTCTGATGATGCAGATGGCTCAACCGCAGTCAAGATCTCAGATACAAAATGACATTAATGGTAGTTATGTTTCAAGGCTTCCATCATCTATTGGGCAACCTGTTGTATCAAATGGGACGAGTAGAGTTTTGACACGGCCTGTATACAATCAAGTCTCTCAAACCTCTCCAGTGGCAGGTTTCTCAGCACAGCACACTACCGATCTGTCGAGGAATAGCTTTCCTCTCAGGGGTAATTCTGGAATTTCATCTTTGGCTTCTAAAGTTATACCGCGAGAAGAGACTTCAATGCAAATAAAAGGGCCGCAAGGGGGTTCAAACTATGATGTATTTACCGcgcaacaacagcagcagcagcaCAAATCTCAAGATTGGAATTTACAGAATTCTGGATTGGCCTTCGACACTTCACAACAGGCAAATATGCGAGGAAACCTTGATGTCTCACAATCAACTTTAGTTCAACAAACCTTTTTATCTAGAGATGCAATTGAGCAGAGCAGGAACTCTTCTGTTTTGCCATCAGTATTACTTCAACAAGGTTTTTCATCTAGCGGCCACAGCAGTAGCTCATCTTTTGGAAAAGGAATCTTCTCGGGAGTGGAAGAGATTGGACACAGAAATGTGCCAAACATTGGTCAGCAGCTTAATGCTTATTTTACCGACACGTCACCAAGAGTCAAGGCTGAAATGCTTGAAGGAAgtttttataataatatattaccTGACCAATATGATCAAGAAGACCTCATGTCTGCACTTCTGAAGCAT CAGGAAGGAATTGTAACAGTTGAAAATGATTTTGACTTCGATGGCTATCCCTTAGATAACCTTCCCGTGTAG
- the LOC141677286 gene encoding two-component response regulator ARR2-like isoform X1, with product MNLGVKSGSMPSSSSHGSTQQFPAGLRVLVVDDDPTCLMILEKMLRTCHYEATKCNRAEIALSLLRENRNGFDIVLSDVHMPDMDGFKLLEYIGLEMDLPVIMMSADDSKNVVMKGVTHGACDYLIKPVRLEALKNIWQHVVRKRKHVWKDIEQSGSVEDGKLQQQLPDDADYLSSANEGSWRNSKRKKDEEEDAEDRDDDTSSLKKPRVVWSVELHQQFVAAANQLGIDKAVPKKILELMNVPGLTRENVASHLQKYRLYLRRLSGQHQNALNGSFMGNPEATYGSISSFNDLELQAYAASGQLPAQNLAALQAAAFGRSSTKSVVSPLDQRNLFSFETPKLRFGEGQQQHMSNSKQVNFLHGIPTNMEPKQLANFHQAANSFGINMQVGSHGSQGNSLMMQMAQPQSRSQIQNDINGSYVSRLPSSIGQPVVSNGTSRVLTRPVYNQVSQTSPVAGFSAQHTTDLSRNSFPLRGNSGISSLASKVIPREETSMQIKGPQGGSNYDVFTAQQQQQQHKSQDWNLQNSGLAFDTSQQANMRGNLDVSQSTLVQQTFLSRDAIEQSRNSSVLPSVLLQQGFSSSGHSSSSSFGKGIFSGVEEIGHRNVPNIGQQLNAYFTDTSPRVKAEMLEGSFYNNILPDQYDQEDLMSALLKHQQEGIVTVENDFDFDGYPLDNLPV from the exons atgaaTCTGGGTGTTAAATCTGGGTCGATGCCAAGTTCAAGTTCTCATGGGTCGACCCAACAGTTTCCTGCGGGTCTTCGGGTACTTGTTGTTGATGATGATCCTACTTGTCTTATGATCTTGGAAAAAATGCTCAGGACTTGCCATTATGAAG CGACAAAATGCAATCGAGCTGAGATCGCCTTGTCCCTACTGAGGGAGAACAGAAATGGATTTGATATTGTTTTAAGTGACGTTCACATGCCTGACATGGATGGGTTCAAGCTTCTTGAGTACATTGGACTGGAGATGGACCTCCCAGTTATCA TGATGTCAGCAGACGATAGCAAGAATGTTGTAATGAAAGGTGTAACTCATGGTGCATGTGATTACCTAATCAAACCGGTTCGTCTCGAGGCATTAAAGAACATATGGCAGCATGTAGTACGCAAAAGGAAACATGTGTGGAAGGACATTGAGCAATCCGGAAGTGTGGAAGATGGGAAATTGCAGCAACAGCTGCCTGACGATGCTGATTACCTCTCGTCGGCAAATGAAGGCAGTTGGAGAAACTCAAAGAGAAAAAAGGATGAAGAAGAAGACGCAGAAGATAGAGATGATGACACATCATCATTAAAGAAACCACGTGTTGTCTGGTCAGTTGAGCTTCACCAACAGTTTGTCGCAGCCGCTAATCAACTTGGAATCGACA AGGCTGTTCCAAAGAAAATTCTAGAGTTGATGAATGTGCCTGGACTCACCAGAGAGAATGTAGCCAGTCACCTCCAG AAGTATCGCCTTTATCTTAGAAGATTAAGTGGACAGCACCAGAATGCACTCAATGGTTCTTTCATGGGAAACCCAGAAGCAACATATGGGTCCATATCTTCATTCAATGATCTTGAACTTCAAGCGTATGCTGCCAGTGGTCAACTCCCAGCACAAAATCTGGCAGCACTTCAAGCAGCAGCATTTGGAAGGTCCTCCACAAAATCGGTTGTTTCACCACTCGATCAAAGAAACCTCTTTAGCTTTGAAACTCCAAAGTTACGTTTTGGAGAGGGGCAACAGCAACACATGAGCAATAGTAAGCAAGTGAATTTCCTCCACGGCATCCCAACAAATATGGAACCAAAGCAACTTGCTAATTTTCATCAAGCTGCAAATTCATTTGGGATTAATATGCAAGTCGGCTCCCATGGAAGCCAGGGTAATTCTCTGATGATGCAGATGGCTCAACCGCAGTCAAGATCTCAGATACAAAATGACATTAATGGTAGTTATGTTTCAAGGCTTCCATCATCTATTGGGCAACCTGTTGTATCAAATGGGACGAGTAGAGTTTTGACACGGCCTGTATACAATCAAGTCTCTCAAACCTCTCCAGTGGCAGGTTTCTCAGCACAGCACACTACCGATCTGTCGAGGAATAGCTTTCCTCTCAGGGGTAATTCTGGAATTTCATCTTTGGCTTCTAAAGTTATACCGCGAGAAGAGACTTCAATGCAAATAAAAGGGCCGCAAGGGGGTTCAAACTATGATGTATTTACCGcgcaacaacagcagcagcagcaCAAATCTCAAGATTGGAATTTACAGAATTCTGGATTGGCCTTCGACACTTCACAACAGGCAAATATGCGAGGAAACCTTGATGTCTCACAATCAACTTTAGTTCAACAAACCTTTTTATCTAGAGATGCAATTGAGCAGAGCAGGAACTCTTCTGTTTTGCCATCAGTATTACTTCAACAAGGTTTTTCATCTAGCGGCCACAGCAGTAGCTCATCTTTTGGAAAAGGAATCTTCTCGGGAGTGGAAGAGATTGGACACAGAAATGTGCCAAACATTGGTCAGCAGCTTAATGCTTATTTTACCGACACGTCACCAAGAGTCAAGGCTGAAATGCTTGAAGGAAgtttttataataatatattaccTGACCAATATGATCAAGAAGACCTCATGTCTGCACTTCTGAAGCAT CAGCAGGAAGGAATTGTAACAGTTGAAAATGATTTTGACTTCGATGGCTATCCCTTAGATAACCTTCCCGTGTAG
- the LOC141680471 gene encoding uncharacterized protein LOC141680471, with protein MTLDIMQSEEEEHEARIRMSAAYFHHRRQILNSISHHGGSTMNHRVVDRNREEVSSTFRMRRSQFLRIEEVVTAHDNYFTQRIDVVGVRGLSYLQKVTAALRMFAYGTAADAIDDYVRIGESTAIESLRKFVKATVEVFGAEYLRRPNPADVSRILNENER; from the exons ATGACTCTTGATATTATGCAATCCGAAGAAGAAGAACATGAAGCAAGAATTAGAATGAGTGCTGCTTACTTTCATCATCGACGACAAATATTGAATTCTATCTCGCATCATGGTGGTTCCACTATGAATCATCGTGTAGTTGATCGAAATAGAGAAGAAG TTTCGTCGACATTTCGGATGCGACGATCACAATTTTTACGAATTGAAGAAGTAGTTACAGCTCACGATAATTATTTTACGCAACGAATTGATGTTGTGGGAGTTCGTGGATTATCATATCTTCAGAAAGTGACAGCTGCACTTAGGATGTTTGCATACGGAACGGCAGCTGATGCTATCGATGATTACGTTCGAATCGGTGAGAGTACAGCAATAGAGAGTCTAAGAAAATTTGTTAAAGCAACCGTTGAAGTGTTTGGAGCTGAATATTTGAGAAGACCAAATCCTGCAGATGTGTCTCGAATATTAAATGAAAATGAACGATGA
- the LOC141680469 gene encoding uncharacterized protein LOC141680469: MFGSIDCMHWKWKNYPTAWQCMYTGHVHEPTIILEAIASKDLWIWHAFFGLSGSLNDINVLDRSHLFEDLAEGRGPEVRYTINGHEYNMGYYLADGIYPSWPTFVKTISKPLACIILHNMIIEDERELHMEEEHFDTDVAIPTVTPNRSRSSTLREFIQVHKQIRDKQAHFQLQNDLVEHLWQMHGGDMN; encoded by the exons ATGTTTGGTAGTATTGATTGTATGCACTGGAAGTGGAAAAATTATCCAACTGCTTGGCAATGTATGTATACCGGTCATGTTCATGAACCAACTATTATATTAGAAGCAATAGCTTCAAAAGATTTGTGGATTTGGCATGCTTTTTTTGGACTATCGGGATCGTTAAATGATATTAATGTGTTAGATAGATCTCATCTATTTGAAGATTTGGCAGAAGGTCGCGGACCTGAAGTGAGGTATACCATCAATGGTCATGAATATAACATGGGATATTATCTTGCTGATGGTATATATCCTTCTTGGCCAACATTTGTCAAAACTATTTCAAAACCTCTAG CTTGCATCATCTTGCACAACATGATCATCGAAGACGAAAGGGAATTACATATGGAGGAAGAACACTTTGATACAGATGTTGCAATACCAACTGTTACTCCAAATCGTAGTCGTTCAAGTACCCTCAGGGAATTCATACAGGTGCATAAACAAATTCGAGACAAACAAGCTCATTTTCAGTTACAGAATGATCTCGTGGAACATCTTTGGCAGATGCATGGCGGTGACATGAACTAA